A DNA window from Micromonospora sp. NBC_01739 contains the following coding sequences:
- a CDS encoding ABC transporter ATP-binding protein translates to MIDVRLTAVSKRFDKSSDSAAVDDVTVTIGAGEFFTLLGPSGCGKTTTLRMVAGFYFPTSGQIHFGDDDVTHLSPNKRDAGMVFQNYALFPHMTVAQNVAYGLRVRRVSRTERDRRVSEALAQVHLSGYGARRIDALSGGQQQRVALARALVIRPRTLLLDEPLSNLDAKLREETRTEIRRIQRESGNTAIYVTHDQAEAMAMSDRIAVMQSGKVQQVGSPQEIYYRPANAFVARFIGRSNVLSLPVVGAAENRVEVRLPNGTTIEVGAATGHGLTEGDTALVSVRPEHITLASGEDESALRGRVTHVEFTGMATNLTVDAEGTEVMAAVVDAPSSINVGDLVGLRLVRERLWVVKP, encoded by the coding sequence ATGATCGATGTCCGGCTGACTGCCGTCAGCAAGCGCTTCGACAAGTCGAGCGATAGCGCGGCGGTCGACGATGTCACCGTCACCATCGGCGCCGGCGAGTTCTTCACTCTGCTCGGACCCAGTGGCTGCGGCAAGACGACGACCCTGCGCATGGTGGCGGGCTTCTATTTTCCGACCTCCGGGCAGATCCACTTCGGTGACGACGACGTCACGCACTTGTCGCCGAACAAGCGGGACGCCGGCATGGTGTTCCAGAACTACGCGCTCTTTCCGCACATGACGGTGGCGCAGAATGTCGCGTACGGGCTCAGGGTGCGCCGGGTCTCCCGGACCGAGCGGGACCGCAGGGTCTCCGAGGCCCTGGCCCAGGTGCACCTCTCCGGGTACGGTGCCCGGCGCATCGACGCCCTCTCCGGCGGCCAGCAGCAGCGGGTCGCCCTGGCCCGGGCCCTGGTCATCCGGCCCCGCACCCTGCTGCTCGACGAGCCGCTGTCCAACCTGGACGCCAAGCTGCGCGAGGAGACCCGCACCGAGATCCGGCGCATCCAGCGGGAGAGCGGCAACACCGCCATCTACGTCACCCACGACCAGGCCGAGGCGATGGCCATGTCGGACCGGATCGCCGTCATGCAGTCCGGCAAGGTCCAGCAGGTCGGCTCCCCGCAGGAGATCTACTACCGGCCCGCCAACGCCTTCGTGGCCCGCTTCATCGGGCGCAGCAACGTGCTGAGCCTGCCGGTGGTCGGTGCCGCTGAGAACCGGGTCGAGGTACGCCTGCCCAACGGCACGACCATCGAGGTCGGCGCCGCCACGGGACACGGTCTCACCGAGGGTGACACCGCCCTGGTGTCGGTCCGTCCCGAGCACATCACCCTCGCGAGTGGGGAGGACGAGTCCGCCCTGCGGGGTCGGGTCACCCATGTCGAGTTCACCGGAATGGCCACCAACCTGACCGTGGACGCCGAGGGTACCGAGGTGATGGCGGCCGTCGTCGACGCGCCGTCGAGCATCAACGTCGGTGACCTGGTGGGCCTGCGGCTGGTCCGGGAACGGCTCTGGGTGGTCAAGCCGTGA
- the ppc gene encoding phosphoenolpyruvate carboxylase, with product MTDQHDHDGPDAALRADIRRLGTLLGQTLARQEGRPLLDLVEEIRAQVRTDAPAAARRLGGLDVTTGTKLARAFSTYFHLANITEQVHRARDLRRRRAMHGGWLDQAAKMISERGVPAEEIAAVARRLAIRPVFTAHPTEAARRSILSKLRAIADELDTETANAILYGASDEGPANRRLAELLDLMWQTDELRLDRPDPTDEARNAIYYLRDLYAEAAPQVLDDLAETLRTLGVETSPTARPLTFGTWIGGDRDGNPFVTPTVTREVLAIQHEHGLTATEAAMEELISEVSVSRRLRGVSLDLSASLAADLDALPEVAPRFRRVNAEEPYRLKARCVRAKLANTRARLRLGTPHVPGRDYRGSAELIADLELLRASLARNSGQLTAVGRLASTIRTVSAFGLHLATMDVREHAEKHHEVLAQLYAAVGEVDDYPSLTRLERTKLLADELTGRRPLSAADTPLSESARKTFDVFGTIREAQDRFGSEVIESYIISMTLGVDDVLAAVVLAREAGLIDVHSGRARIGIVPLLETPTELNAGGELLDELLSLPAYRALVAARGDVQEVMLGYSDSNKEAGITTSQWSIHRAQRALRDVAARHGVHLRLFHGRGGTVGRGGGPTHDAILAQPYGTLDGAIKVTEQGEVISDKYTLPALARENLELTVAAVLQATLLHTAPRQPAEMLERWDATMDVVSESAYRSYRSLVEDPDLPAYFWASTPTELLGALNIGSRPAKRPNTGAGLAGLRAIPWVFGWTQTRQIVPGWFGVGSGLAAAREAGLSEVLAEMHRNWHFFRTFLSNVEMMLTKTDLGIARRYVETLVPKKLHPIFDKIEQEYELTRREVLAVTDSPDLLENSPVLQRTLAVRDTYLEPLHHLQVALLRQYRDSGAAGRAVITAPGGRRAPNDGTALERALLTTVNGIAAGMRNTG from the coding sequence GTGACCGACCAGCACGATCACGACGGCCCCGACGCCGCCCTTCGCGCCGACATCCGCAGGCTGGGCACCCTGCTCGGACAGACCCTGGCCCGCCAGGAGGGTCGGCCCCTGCTCGACCTGGTGGAGGAGATCCGCGCCCAGGTCCGTACGGACGCCCCGGCCGCCGCCCGCCGCCTCGGTGGGCTCGACGTCACCACGGGCACCAAGCTGGCCCGTGCCTTCTCCACCTACTTCCACCTGGCCAACATCACCGAGCAGGTGCATCGGGCCCGTGACCTGCGGCGACGCCGGGCGATGCACGGTGGTTGGCTGGACCAGGCAGCCAAAATGATCTCCGAGCGGGGGGTACCGGCGGAGGAGATCGCCGCAGTGGCCCGCCGGTTGGCGATCCGCCCGGTCTTCACCGCCCACCCGACCGAGGCGGCCCGCCGTTCGATCCTGTCGAAGCTGCGCGCCATCGCCGACGAGTTGGACACCGAGACCGCCAACGCGATCCTCTACGGCGCCAGCGACGAGGGCCCGGCCAACCGCCGTCTGGCCGAACTGCTCGACCTGATGTGGCAGACCGACGAGCTGCGGCTGGACCGGCCCGACCCGACCGACGAGGCCCGCAACGCCATCTACTACCTGCGGGACCTGTACGCCGAGGCCGCCCCGCAGGTGCTCGACGACCTCGCCGAGACCCTGCGCACCCTGGGGGTGGAGACCTCACCGACGGCCCGCCCGCTGACCTTCGGCACCTGGATCGGCGGCGACCGCGACGGCAACCCCTTCGTCACCCCGACGGTCACCCGGGAGGTGCTGGCCATCCAGCACGAGCACGGGCTGACCGCCACCGAAGCGGCGATGGAAGAACTGATCAGCGAAGTGTCGGTGTCCCGCCGACTGCGCGGGGTGTCGCTGGACCTGTCCGCCAGCCTCGCCGCCGACCTGGACGCCCTGCCCGAGGTGGCCCCCCGGTTCCGCCGGGTCAACGCCGAGGAGCCGTACCGCCTCAAGGCCCGCTGCGTACGCGCCAAGCTGGCCAACACCCGGGCCCGGCTGCGCCTGGGCACCCCCCACGTACCGGGGCGGGACTACCGGGGCTCGGCCGAGCTGATCGCCGACCTGGAGCTGCTGCGCGCCTCCCTGGCCCGCAACTCCGGCCAGCTAACCGCCGTCGGACGGCTGGCCTCGACCATCCGTACGGTCTCCGCCTTCGGCCTGCACCTGGCGACCATGGACGTACGGGAGCACGCCGAGAAGCACCACGAGGTGCTGGCCCAGTTGTACGCCGCCGTCGGCGAGGTGGACGACTACCCCTCGTTGACCCGGTTGGAGCGCACCAAGCTGCTCGCCGACGAGCTGACCGGCCGTCGACCCCTGTCCGCCGCGGACACCCCCCTGTCCGAGTCGGCCCGCAAGACCTTCGACGTGTTCGGCACCATCCGGGAGGCCCAGGACCGGTTCGGCAGCGAGGTCATCGAGTCGTACATCATCTCGATGACCCTGGGGGTGGACGACGTACTGGCCGCGGTGGTGCTGGCCCGGGAGGCCGGGCTGATCGACGTGCACAGCGGCCGGGCCCGGATCGGCATCGTGCCGCTGCTGGAGACCCCCACCGAGCTGAACGCCGGTGGTGAACTGCTGGACGAGTTGTTGTCCCTGCCGGCGTACCGGGCCCTGGTGGCGGCCCGGGGAGATGTGCAGGAGGTGATGCTGGGCTACTCCGACTCCAACAAGGAGGCCGGCATCACCACCAGCCAGTGGTCCATCCACCGGGCCCAGCGGGCCCTGCGGGACGTGGCCGCCCGGCACGGGGTGCACCTGCGGCTGTTCCACGGCCGGGGCGGCACGGTGGGACGCGGCGGGGGGCCCACCCACGACGCGATCCTGGCCCAGCCGTACGGCACCCTGGACGGCGCGATCAAGGTGACCGAGCAGGGCGAGGTCATCTCCGACAAGTACACCCTGCCGGCCCTGGCCCGGGAGAACCTGGAACTGACCGTGGCCGCCGTGCTCCAGGCCACCCTGCTGCACACCGCGCCCCGGCAGCCGGCCGAGATGCTGGAGCGCTGGGACGCCACGATGGATGTGGTCTCCGAGTCCGCCTACCGGTCCTACCGGTCCCTGGTGGAGGATCCGGATCTGCCGGCGTACTTCTGGGCCTCCACCCCCACAGAGTTGCTCGGTGCGTTGAACATCGGCTCCCGGCCGGCCAAGCGGCCGAACACCGGGGCCGGGCTCGCCGGGCTACGGGCCATCCCGTGGGTGTTCGGCTGGACCCAGACCCGGCAGATCGTGCCCGGCTGGTTCGGGGTGGGCTCCGGCCTGGCCGCCGCCCGGGAGGCCGGGCTCTCCGAGGTGCTCGCCGAGATGCACCGCAACTGGCACTTCTTCCGCACCTTCCTGTCGAACGTGGAGATGATGCTGACCAAGACCGACCTGGGCATCGCCCGGCGGTACGTGGAGACCCTGGTCCCGAAGAAGCTGCACCCGATCTTCGACAAGATCGAGCAGGAGTACGAGCTGACCCGGCGCGAGGTGCTGGCCGTCACCGACTCACCGGACCTGCTGGAGAACTCCCCCGTGCTGCAACGCACCCTGGCGGTGCGGGACACCTACCTGGAGCCCCTGCACCACCTCCAGGTGGCCCTGCTCCGGCAGTACCGCGACTCCGGTGCCGCCGGCCGCGCGGTGATCACCGCCCCCGGTGGCCGCCGAGCCCCCAACGACGGCACCGCCCTGGAACGCGCCCTCCTGACCACCGTAAACGGCATAGCCGCCGGCATGCGCAACACCGGCTGA
- a CDS encoding argininosuccinate lyase: protein MFEHHVANLYPAMVKASQAHVVMLAEQGLIPADSAAMMLRGLLVLAKDRPGDLDYDGSVEDVYYTLEKRLAAACGVEPAQLSVQLARSRNDLDAGVFRMVLRDQLLQVLDAVLTTGRTVLDRADRHADVVITGYTHRRPAQPTSIGHVFAGYAEALAGEGVAYADLLDEMNRSPLGSCAFAGTDLDISPRRLADLLGFEQLIVNSYEAVAGADHLVRVATLNAQSLATGARLARTLMDWLTWGWVVTPGSFTQGSSIMPQKRNPVVLEHLVSMAGAAAADAASVLNNVGAAWWEDSNNATTDVQARLWDSDDRAYRFFSLLGGLIAELDPLRPPTSEEIVAAGATTTAAADALARHGVPFRGAHSLLGRLVRAGAPATWTVEEVRAAAVDLGLADQLGEAAIEDLLAAAVRPEFVLRRAQADGPGETAVRQQVAQLRSIMDDVAARVDTLRDRLHRADAALAEAVAARVSP, encoded by the coding sequence GTGTTCGAGCATCACGTCGCCAACCTGTACCCGGCCATGGTCAAGGCCAGCCAGGCGCACGTCGTCATGCTCGCCGAGCAGGGGCTGATCCCCGCCGACTCCGCCGCGATGATGCTGCGTGGCCTGCTGGTGCTCGCCAAGGACCGGCCCGGCGACCTCGACTACGACGGCAGCGTGGAGGACGTCTACTACACGCTGGAGAAGCGCCTTGCCGCCGCCTGCGGGGTGGAACCCGCCCAGCTCAGCGTGCAACTGGCCCGTAGCCGCAACGACCTCGACGCCGGGGTGTTCCGGATGGTGCTGCGCGACCAGCTGCTCCAGGTGCTCGACGCGGTGCTGACCACCGGCCGGACCGTGCTGGACCGGGCCGACCGGCACGCCGATGTGGTGATCACCGGCTACACCCACCGTCGCCCGGCCCAGCCGACCAGCATCGGGCACGTCTTCGCCGGCTACGCCGAGGCGCTGGCCGGTGAGGGGGTCGCCTACGCCGACCTGCTGGACGAGATGAACCGCTCGCCCCTGGGTTCCTGTGCCTTCGCCGGCACCGACCTGGACATCTCGCCCCGCCGGCTGGCGGACCTGCTCGGCTTCGAGCAGCTCATCGTCAACTCCTACGAGGCGGTGGCCGGGGCGGACCACCTGGTCCGGGTGGCCACCCTCAACGCGCAGTCACTGGCCACCGGGGCCCGGCTGGCCCGTACCCTGATGGACTGGCTGACCTGGGGCTGGGTGGTCACCCCCGGCTCATTCACCCAGGGCAGCAGCATCATGCCGCAGAAGCGCAACCCGGTCGTACTGGAACACCTGGTCTCGATGGCCGGTGCCGCCGCGGCCGACGCCGCCAGCGTGCTCAACAACGTCGGTGCGGCCTGGTGGGAGGACTCCAACAACGCCACCACGGACGTGCAGGCCCGGCTCTGGGACAGCGACGACCGGGCGTACCGCTTCTTCTCCCTGCTCGGCGGGCTGATCGCGGAGCTCGATCCGCTGCGTCCGCCGACCAGCGAGGAGATCGTCGCCGCGGGTGCCACCACGACGGCCGCCGCCGACGCGCTGGCCCGCCACGGCGTACCGTTCCGGGGCGCCCACTCCCTGCTGGGTCGACTGGTACGCGCCGGTGCGCCAGCCACCTGGACCGTCGAGGAGGTCCGGGCGGCGGCGGTCGATCTGGGGCTGGCCGACCAGCTCGGCGAGGCCGCGATCGAGGATCTGCTGGCCGCCGCCGTACGCCCGGAATTCGTGCTGCGACGGGCCCAGGCGGACGGCCCCGGGGAAACCGCGGTACGTCAACAGGTGGCGCAGCTGCGCTCCATCATGGACGATGTGGCGGCCCGGGTGGACACCCTGCGGGACCGGCTGCACCGGGCCGATGCCGCGCTCGCCGAGGCGGTCGCCGCGAGGGTGAGCCCGTGA
- a CDS encoding ABC transporter permease, which yields MTALPETAPPRLAWLRQRLAGGTNSQWFPYLLVLPLVLVLYGYVVHPMFATFSESVSENGTRNYLQFFTSSGVARESLFTSLFISAASVLLCGIVGVTMAFLLKRFSFRGRRLIEAIILVPAALPPLIGAVSFQLLYSNIGILPRGLQALFGTERPILAFDGIAGVLVVHTFTMYPFFYLAAAAALAGMDPSVEEAAYNLGAGRVRVWRTVLLPMLTPAMVSASLLVFMTSLASYTAPLLFNVSQTMTMQIYINRTNGDLPMASAYASVLGIVSIIFLLAMRWYEGRRSYQSQSKGISANRRELNNPIGRWLAPIASVLATMVLLAPVATIALVAFSENRTWTTQVLPETYTLDNFVTIFSDPKAFEPILNSLQMSLLAAVGCVVIGVLVAYAVRRLKFFGRGLLDVAVMIAWALPGTVVAINLISAFSTGNAFSFGQVLIGTFWILPLAYFVRFLPIVFRSSSAALALIDPSLEEAARNLGASWLRAFYTITVRLMLPGVLAGALLAFVHGVGEFVASVLIYTSSTVPISVAINNRMYSFELGTAAAYGMLQVALIFVVMWFSGRLESSRTATRRAEQWTN from the coding sequence GTGACCGCTCTGCCCGAAACCGCCCCGCCCCGGCTGGCCTGGCTGCGCCAGCGTCTGGCCGGCGGCACCAACTCGCAGTGGTTCCCGTACCTGCTCGTGCTGCCGCTGGTCCTGGTGCTCTACGGCTATGTCGTGCACCCGATGTTCGCCACCTTCTCGGAGAGCGTCAGCGAGAACGGCACCCGCAACTACCTCCAGTTCTTCACCTCCTCCGGGGTGGCCCGGGAGTCGCTGTTCACCTCCCTGTTCATCTCGGCGGCCAGCGTGCTGCTCTGCGGCATCGTCGGCGTGACGATGGCCTTCCTGCTCAAGCGGTTCAGCTTCCGGGGTCGCCGCCTCATCGAGGCGATCATCCTGGTGCCGGCCGCCCTGCCGCCGCTGATCGGCGCGGTCTCCTTCCAGCTGCTCTACAGCAACATCGGCATCCTGCCCCGAGGGCTGCAGGCCCTCTTCGGCACCGAACGGCCGATCCTGGCCTTCGACGGGATCGCCGGGGTGCTGGTGGTGCACACCTTCACCATGTACCCCTTCTTCTACCTGGCCGCCGCCGCCGCGCTGGCCGGGATGGACCCCTCCGTCGAGGAGGCGGCCTACAACCTCGGTGCCGGGCGGGTACGGGTCTGGCGTACCGTCCTGCTGCCGATGCTCACCCCCGCGATGGTCTCGGCCTCCCTGCTGGTCTTCATGACCTCGCTGGCCTCGTACACCGCGCCTCTGCTGTTCAACGTCAGTCAGACCATGACGATGCAGATCTACATCAACCGCACCAACGGCGACCTGCCGATGGCCTCGGCGTACGCCTCCGTGCTGGGCATCGTCTCGATCATCTTCCTGCTGGCGATGCGGTGGTACGAGGGTCGGCGCAGCTACCAGTCGCAGTCGAAGGGCATCTCGGCGAACCGCCGGGAGCTGAACAACCCGATCGGCCGGTGGCTGGCCCCGATCGCCTCGGTGCTGGCCACGATGGTGCTGCTCGCCCCGGTGGCCACGATCGCCCTGGTGGCCTTCTCGGAGAACCGGACCTGGACCACCCAGGTGTTGCCGGAGACGTACACCCTGGACAACTTCGTCACCATCTTCTCCGACCCCAAGGCGTTCGAGCCGATCCTCAACTCGCTGCAGATGAGCCTGCTCGCCGCCGTCGGTTGTGTGGTGATCGGTGTGCTCGTCGCGTACGCCGTGCGGCGCCTGAAGTTCTTCGGCCGTGGGCTGCTCGACGTGGCGGTCATGATCGCCTGGGCCCTGCCCGGAACGGTCGTGGCGATCAACCTGATCTCGGCCTTCAGCACCGGCAACGCCTTCAGCTTCGGGCAGGTGCTGATCGGCACCTTCTGGATCCTGCCGCTGGCCTACTTCGTGCGGTTCCTGCCGATCGTGTTCCGGTCCAGCTCCGCCGCCCTGGCGCTGATCGACCCCTCGCTGGAGGAGGCCGCCCGTAACCTCGGCGCCTCCTGGCTGCGGGCCTTCTACACCATCACCGTACGGCTGATGCTGCCCGGCGTGCTCGCCGGTGCCCTGCTGGCCTTCGTGCACGGTGTCGGCGAGTTCGTCGCCTCGGTGCTGATCTACACCTCCTCGACCGTGCCGATCTCGGTGGCGATCAACAACCGGATGTACTCGTTCGAACTCGGCACCGCCGCGGCCTACGGCATGCTCCAGGTGGCGCTGATCTTCGTGGTGATGTGGTTCTCCGGCCGGCTGGAGAGCAGCCGCACCGCCACCCGGAGGGCCGAGCAGTGGACGAACTGA
- a CDS encoding extracellular solute-binding protein, with the protein MRRPLAMAIAIGAMLAVTAGCGSSDNNEGEAGASGAPSAEKLVIYSARDKSVTDFVVEQFTTKNPEYKGKVEVLNMGAQEVLERVRAEKANPQASVWWGGTQQGLSAGAAEDLLAPWQPTFAAKMDERYKDAQGRWFGEILLPEVIMYNNKALTPQTAPQDWDDLIDPKWKDKIIIRDVAASGTMRSIYASMIQRLSPDGSNPQPGYDWLLKLDTNTVEYAANPADLYLKMSREQGVVSAWNLQDILLQANEGMPFGYIMPTAGAPVLVDGVAAIKGGNTAGAQKFLEFLFDDSLRATLAKDYFQIPAVEIAEKPEWLAQLDLRPMNVDWDVIGQKETEWITHWNAEIKDKG; encoded by the coding sequence ATGAGACGTCCTCTGGCCATGGCCATCGCGATCGGCGCGATGCTGGCTGTCACCGCCGGTTGCGGTAGCAGCGACAACAACGAGGGCGAGGCCGGCGCGTCCGGTGCCCCGTCGGCCGAGAAGCTCGTCATCTACAGCGCCCGCGACAAGTCGGTCACCGACTTCGTCGTCGAGCAGTTCACGACCAAGAACCCTGAGTACAAGGGCAAGGTCGAGGTGCTCAACATGGGCGCCCAGGAGGTGCTGGAGCGGGTCCGGGCCGAGAAGGCCAACCCGCAGGCCTCCGTCTGGTGGGGTGGCACCCAGCAGGGTCTGTCCGCCGGTGCCGCGGAGGATCTGCTGGCGCCGTGGCAGCCCACCTTCGCCGCCAAGATGGACGAGCGGTACAAGGACGCGCAGGGCCGCTGGTTCGGCGAGATCCTGCTGCCCGAGGTCATCATGTACAACAACAAGGCGCTGACCCCGCAGACCGCGCCGCAGGACTGGGACGACCTGATCGACCCGAAGTGGAAAGACAAGATCATCATCCGGGACGTGGCCGCCTCCGGCACCATGCGCTCGATCTACGCCTCGATGATCCAGCGGCTCTCGCCGGACGGCTCCAACCCGCAGCCGGGCTACGACTGGCTGCTCAAGCTCGACACCAACACCGTCGAGTACGCCGCCAACCCGGCCGACCTCTACCTGAAGATGTCGCGTGAGCAGGGCGTGGTGAGCGCCTGGAACCTCCAGGACATCCTGCTCCAGGCCAACGAGGGCATGCCGTTCGGCTACATCATGCCGACCGCCGGCGCTCCGGTGCTGGTCGACGGCGTGGCCGCGATCAAGGGCGGCAACACCGCCGGTGCGCAGAAGTTCCTGGAGTTCCTCTTCGACGACTCGCTGCGGGCCACCCTCGCCAAGGACTACTTCCAGATCCCCGCGGTGGAGATCGCCGAGAAGCCGGAGTGGCTGGCTCAGCTCGACCTCCGGCCGATGAACGTCGACTGGGACGTGATCGGTCAGAAGGAGACCGAGTGGATCACGCACTGGAACGCGGAGATCAAGGACAAGGGCTGA
- a CDS encoding ROK family protein — protein MTGQHRQHGATAAVLPPRAQKYLDRRPEGRSDNTMEQPANPRLLGIDFGGTKMAIGVGDVNGRLLVSERLPTNAEQGARQALTRALDRARELADGTGGTLVAAGIASPGVVHDHSIELAPNVPGWEQLRLADEVRAHLGVASVRVANDLNAAAYAELRLGALRGVDPGLVIGLGTGVAAAVTVGGQVVAGHHGAAGEIAYGLTDHSWPPNLEPMLESTFSGRALDELAQRLGLTGQAAALCAAAVQPGRFRDELRQRVDELARHLVTCCLLLDPHRIVLVGSVAGNEVVRELLIARLSHALPYQPEIVLSAFAQDAALLGSLAMAVEALPATV, from the coding sequence GTGACCGGGCAGCACCGGCAGCACGGTGCGACAGCGGCGGTGCTGCCGCCGCGAGCGCAGAAGTACCTGGACCGACGGCCCGAAGGGCGATCTGACAACACCATGGAACAACCGGCAAACCCGCGACTGCTCGGTATCGATTTCGGCGGCACGAAGATGGCGATCGGCGTGGGCGACGTCAACGGTCGGCTGCTCGTCTCCGAGCGACTGCCGACCAACGCCGAGCAGGGTGCGCGGCAGGCCCTCACCCGGGCCCTCGACCGGGCCCGGGAACTCGCCGACGGGACCGGTGGCACCCTGGTGGCAGCCGGCATCGCCTCCCCCGGGGTGGTCCACGACCACTCCATCGAACTGGCCCCGAACGTCCCCGGGTGGGAGCAGCTGCGGCTGGCCGACGAGGTCCGGGCCCATCTGGGGGTGGCCTCCGTACGGGTGGCCAACGACCTCAACGCCGCCGCCTACGCCGAGCTGCGCCTGGGCGCCCTGCGGGGGGTCGATCCGGGTCTGGTGATAGGGCTGGGGACCGGGGTGGCCGCAGCGGTGACGGTCGGCGGCCAGGTGGTCGCCGGGCACCACGGCGCGGCCGGTGAGATCGCCTACGGCCTGACGGATCACAGCTGGCCCCCGAACCTGGAGCCGATGCTGGAGAGCACCTTCTCCGGTCGGGCCCTGGACGAGTTGGCGCAGCGCCTGGGACTGACCGGCCAGGCCGCCGCCCTCTGCGCCGCCGCGGTGCAACCCGGCCGCTTCCGGGACGAGCTGCGCCAGCGGGTCGACGAACTGGCCCGGCACCTGGTCACCTGCTGTCTGCTGCTGGACCCGCACCGGATCGTGCTGGTCGGCAGCGTCGCCGGCAACGAGGTGGTCCGGGAGCTGCTCATCGCGCGCCTCAGCCACGCCCTGCCGTACCAGCCGGAGATCGTCCTGTCGGCCTTCGCCCAGGACGCCGCCCTACTCGGCTCCCTGGCCATGGCCGTAGAAGCCCTCCCCGCCACCGTCTAA
- a CDS encoding creatininase family protein, whose translation MDELIERWKAEGGLLPITRVPGHALAAVAEAADLAVLPVGAVEWHGPHLPLGTDLLLAEGFAGELATGTARAVLFPAAPYAACPGQTRPWPGTVALRPEIAVGYLSDVLAGIVESGFPRLLVVNGHDANLSTVRAAMEWVSGRHLASLLLVNWFQLVGPEETGEIFGDLPARGHGGAYESSAVLAFDPEAVHLAATGDLPPKPKLPTPYPYVLIESRPDPWQGWSGHVSLATEAAGQRIRHLAGARLREVIEAWLAAPLPSPPGTDQPDWSDRPAWSDRPDGTGRSDQALG comes from the coding sequence GTGGACGAACTGATCGAACGGTGGAAGGCCGAGGGCGGACTGCTGCCGATCACCCGGGTACCCGGCCACGCGTTGGCCGCGGTGGCCGAGGCGGCTGACCTGGCGGTGCTGCCGGTGGGGGCCGTCGAGTGGCACGGTCCGCACCTGCCCCTCGGCACCGACCTGCTGCTCGCCGAGGGGTTCGCCGGGGAACTGGCCACCGGCACCGCCCGGGCGGTGCTCTTTCCGGCCGCACCGTACGCCGCCTGTCCCGGCCAGACCCGTCCCTGGCCGGGCACGGTGGCCCTGCGGCCGGAGATCGCCGTGGGCTATCTCAGCGACGTGCTGGCCGGCATCGTGGAGTCGGGTTTCCCCCGGCTGCTCGTGGTCAACGGTCACGACGCCAACCTCTCCACCGTCCGCGCCGCGATGGAGTGGGTCTCCGGCCGACACCTGGCCAGCCTGCTGCTGGTCAACTGGTTCCAGTTGGTCGGCCCGGAGGAGACCGGCGAGATCTTCGGGGACCTGCCGGCCCGGGGACACGGCGGAGCGTACGAGAGTTCGGCCGTGCTCGCCTTCGATCCGGAGGCGGTGCACCTGGCCGCCACCGGGGACCTACCGCCGAAGCCGAAGCTGCCCACCCCCTACCCGTACGTCCTCATCGAGTCGCGGCCCGACCCCTGGCAGGGCTGGTCGGGGCATGTCTCGCTGGCCACCGAGGCGGCCGGGCAACGCATCCGGCACCTGGCCGGGGCGCGGCTGCGTGAGGTGATCGAGGCGTGGCTGGCGGCACCGTTACCCAGCCCGCCCGGGACGGACCAGCCCGACTGGTCCGACCGACCGGCCTGGTCCGACCGACCCGACGGGACCGGACGGTCGGACCAGGCCCTCGGATGA